From the Oleiphilus messinensis genome, one window contains:
- a CDS encoding IS4 family transposase — MNQRKFTTFLEKLTHSLNPEKITEIAKQEDFCVRQRRITPFNLVTCLVAVMASSTIESVADIQRRYCEWSESNISYRAFHNQFSKPEFPEFMREVLSSLLTDWLQPSLAFPEGHSFHQFKQILIQDGSSFAVKDSLKKSFPGRFKTISPAAVELQVTMDLLADQPCSISLTPDTASERDYLPEPQTLSGCLLLLDRGYFDLEWFQNLQDTGGFYIARCKNNINPVVEAAYREDGKMLKHVKGKPLKTVQGKLFKRQRTELIVSWKKGKHTITARLVACWIKREKKFSWLITNLPQEQFSLDEVSEAYRLRWQIELLFKEWKSYANLRCFDTGKESIATGLIWAAITAALMKRFICHSAQRILGKVLSTRKAAMCCTVTFCDTMLGIMRVDRKATKLNARKLINFLGRYAGRAHPKRDCDSGKFSLGLQLC; from the coding sequence ATGAATCAGCGTAAATTTACCACATTTCTTGAAAAACTCACCCATTCCCTCAACCCAGAAAAAATTACTGAAATCGCTAAACAAGAAGATTTCTGTGTGCGGCAGAGACGAATTACGCCTTTTAATCTAGTCACATGCCTGGTTGCAGTGATGGCCTCGAGCACCATAGAAAGTGTGGCAGACATTCAGCGGCGGTACTGCGAGTGGTCGGAGAGCAATATCTCTTATCGGGCCTTTCACAATCAATTTTCGAAGCCCGAGTTTCCTGAGTTTATGCGCGAAGTACTGTCATCACTCCTCACAGATTGGTTGCAACCCTCTCTGGCTTTTCCAGAAGGCCACTCTTTTCATCAGTTCAAACAGATTCTGATTCAGGATGGCAGCTCGTTTGCTGTGAAGGACTCGTTGAAGAAATCGTTTCCTGGTCGTTTCAAAACCATCAGCCCTGCCGCTGTTGAACTTCAAGTGACCATGGATCTTCTAGCAGATCAGCCCTGTTCTATCTCGTTGACCCCCGATACCGCCAGCGAGCGGGACTACCTCCCTGAGCCCCAAACGCTATCCGGGTGTTTGTTGCTGCTTGACCGGGGGTACTTCGATCTGGAGTGGTTTCAGAACTTGCAGGATACTGGAGGGTTTTATATCGCGCGGTGTAAGAACAACATTAATCCAGTCGTCGAGGCTGCTTATCGAGAAGATGGAAAAATGCTGAAGCACGTGAAGGGAAAGCCGCTGAAAACAGTGCAAGGCAAGCTGTTCAAGCGACAACGTACGGAATTAATTGTTTCCTGGAAAAAAGGAAAGCACACAATCACCGCAAGATTGGTTGCTTGTTGGATCAAGCGGGAAAAGAAATTCTCCTGGCTGATAACCAACCTTCCTCAAGAGCAGTTTTCTCTGGACGAGGTGAGTGAGGCTTACCGGCTTCGCTGGCAAATCGAGTTGTTATTCAAAGAGTGGAAATCCTATGCCAATCTACGGTGCTTTGATACCGGCAAGGAATCAATAGCAACCGGGCTAATCTGGGCGGCGATTACGGCGGCACTCATGAAGCGTTTTATTTGCCACAGCGCACAACGCATACTCGGCAAAGTGCTATCCACTCGAAAAGCTGCGATGTGCTGCACAGTGACTTTTTGCGATACGATGCTCGGCATCATGCGCGTTGACCGAAAAGCAACTAAGCTCAATGCGCGCAAATTGATTAACTTTCTTGGGCGTTATGCTGGACGTGCTCACCCCAAAAGAGACTGTGATTCGGGTAAATTCAGTTTGGGTCTACAGCTCTGTTAG
- a CDS encoding glutathione binding-like protein, with the protein MLRLLTWSTQNARKISIMLEECESDYTIAPINIEKQEQFNAEFKALNPNSKIPVLLDTDLIDEHGNPEPIFETGAILLYLAEKSGQFLPEEPAQRARVIKWLFWQTSGLGPVFGNFSHFASALAKDASYLNNYLVQTRAKEANFQAIERFSKESFRLLGVLNNILSDSDYIAGDLSIADFASYPWIESAWAGLKALNNNLETDFQHVANWMQKLQARPGVQKGMSKLAWGKDLS; encoded by the coding sequence ATGCTTAGGTTACTAACATGGTCGACACAGAATGCCCGAAAAATTTCTATCATGCTTGAAGAGTGCGAATCGGATTATACGATCGCGCCAATCAATATCGAGAAGCAAGAGCAGTTCAACGCAGAATTTAAGGCGCTAAACCCAAACAGCAAGATACCTGTTTTACTGGACACTGACTTGATCGATGAACATGGCAACCCAGAGCCTATTTTTGAGACTGGAGCAATCTTACTTTATCTGGCGGAAAAGAGCGGTCAGTTTCTCCCCGAGGAGCCTGCTCAACGAGCCAGGGTCATCAAATGGTTATTTTGGCAGACCAGTGGACTTGGCCCCGTGTTTGGTAACTTCTCACATTTCGCTTCAGCTTTAGCTAAAGATGCAAGTTACCTTAACAACTATCTAGTCCAAACCCGCGCAAAGGAAGCTAATTTTCAGGCCATTGAACGCTTCAGTAAAGAAAGCTTTCGACTATTGGGTGTACTTAACAATATTCTGAGTGATAGTGATTACATTGCTGGTGATCTGTCTATCGCCGACTTTGCTTCTTATCCATGGATCGAGTCAGCATGGGCCGGCCTTAAAGCGCTGAATAACAATCTCGAAACAGATTTTCAGCATGTCGCAAATTGGATGCAAAAACTACAAGCGCGGCCAGGCGTTCAGAAAGGTATGAGCAAACTTGCTTGGGGAAAGGATCTGTCATGA
- a CDS encoding winged helix-turn-helix transcriptional regulator, whose amino-acid sequence MNDKQPTRPIVALIDLLSKKWVLRMLWELNKGACTFRELQLRCGDVSPTIINRRIKDLHGAKLVSKSSSNGYKLTEQGEELIQLFYPVNEFATRWAAKISDEE is encoded by the coding sequence ATGAATGACAAGCAACCCACGCGCCCCATAGTTGCTTTAATTGATTTGCTCAGTAAAAAGTGGGTTCTTCGTATGTTGTGGGAGCTGAATAAGGGAGCCTGCACATTTCGGGAATTACAATTGCGATGTGGCGATGTATCGCCAACAATAATCAATCGTCGAATAAAAGATCTTCATGGCGCAAAACTGGTCTCGAAATCCTCTTCAAATGGATACAAATTGACTGAACAAGGTGAAGAACTGATTCAACTGTTCTACCCGGTTAATGAATTCGCAACCCGATGGGCGGCTAAAATATCAGATGAGGAATGA
- a CDS encoding S-(hydroxymethyl)glutathione dehydrogenase/class III alcohol dehydrogenase, protein MKSRAAVAFEPGKPLQIVEIDVEPPRKGEVLVKITHTGVCHTDAFTLSGDDPEGIFPAVLGHEGAGIVVEVGEGVTSVKPGDHVIPLYTAECGECLFCKSGKTNLCVAVRETQGKGLMPDGTTRFSYNGEPIYHYMGCSTFSEYTVVADVSLAKINPDANPEHVCLLGCGVTTGIGAVHNTAKVQEGDSVAVFGLGGIGLAAIQGARQAKAGRIFAIDINPDKFDLARSFGATDCLNPTEFEKPIHEVLIEMTGWGVDHTFECIGNVNVMRSALESAHRGWGQSIVIGVAGAGKEISTRPFQLVTGRTWKGSAFGGVKGRTQLPGMVEDSMKGGIDLAPFVTHTMGLDDINEAFDLMHEGKSIRTVIHY, encoded by the coding sequence ATGAAATCACGTGCAGCTGTTGCCTTTGAACCAGGTAAACCTCTTCAAATCGTAGAAATTGACGTTGAACCACCGCGTAAAGGCGAGGTGCTAGTCAAAATTACACATACCGGGGTTTGCCATACCGACGCTTTCACCCTGTCAGGGGATGACCCTGAAGGCATTTTCCCAGCGGTTTTGGGTCATGAGGGTGCAGGTATTGTTGTAGAGGTTGGTGAAGGCGTCACTAGCGTAAAACCCGGTGATCACGTTATCCCTCTCTACACCGCTGAATGCGGCGAATGCCTGTTCTGCAAATCCGGCAAGACCAACCTCTGTGTCGCGGTACGGGAAACTCAAGGTAAGGGCCTGATGCCGGACGGCACCACCCGCTTTTCATACAACGGCGAGCCCATCTATCACTACATGGGTTGCTCCACCTTCAGCGAGTACACCGTCGTTGCTGATGTGTCCCTTGCAAAAATCAACCCGGATGCAAACCCCGAGCATGTCTGCTTGCTGGGCTGTGGTGTGACCACCGGTATTGGTGCGGTTCACAACACGGCAAAAGTTCAGGAAGGCGACTCTGTCGCGGTATTTGGGCTGGGAGGCATCGGCCTCGCGGCTATCCAAGGTGCTCGACAAGCCAAAGCCGGGCGGATTTTTGCGATTGATATCAATCCGGACAAATTCGATTTGGCACGCAGCTTCGGCGCTACTGACTGCCTTAACCCTACTGAATTCGAGAAACCTATTCATGAGGTCCTCATTGAAATGACGGGCTGGGGTGTGGATCACACCTTCGAGTGTATTGGTAACGTCAATGTAATGCGTTCGGCACTGGAATCAGCTCATCGCGGCTGGGGTCAGTCAATCGTGATCGGTGTCGCGGGTGCAGGGAAAGAAATCTCAACTCGTCCCTTCCAGTTGGTTACCGGTCGAACCTGGAAAGGCTCTGCTTTTGGCGGTGTAAAAGGGCGGACTCAGCTCCCCGGGATGGTGGAGGACTCCATGAAGGGAGGAATTGATCTTGCCCCGTTTGTCACTCACACCATGGGACTCGACGACATCAATGAAGCCTTCGATTTGATGCATGAAGGCAAATCGATTCGCACGGTTATCCATTACTAA
- a CDS encoding carboxymuconolactone decarboxylase family protein, translating into MYEIPLSELAPERGWIKLDSPRLLPLKNEELSLGKKLALDIMLRVGKARCPNLFRTMFRNFRVFLRFAAFNATVMPNGKLSRRHTELAILRVAWKTRSYYEWSQHVEIGLRIGLTSSDIHRVTLGPEANNWTQVEAVIIQTVDELIDDKAISSETWDTLSAYLDERLKIELMFLVASYNSLASILNSVGIQLEPDVERVVMETNYIKETLINS; encoded by the coding sequence ATGTATGAAATACCCTTATCAGAATTAGCTCCTGAACGAGGTTGGATAAAGCTAGATAGCCCGAGGCTCTTGCCTTTAAAAAACGAAGAACTTAGCCTTGGAAAAAAGCTTGCACTTGATATCATGCTTAGAGTAGGAAAAGCACGGTGTCCTAACCTGTTCCGAACGATGTTCCGTAATTTTCGCGTGTTCTTACGCTTTGCGGCATTTAATGCGACGGTTATGCCTAACGGTAAATTGAGTCGGCGTCATACAGAATTAGCTATATTGAGAGTAGCCTGGAAAACACGCTCTTACTATGAATGGAGTCAACATGTAGAGATTGGCTTACGTATTGGATTAACCTCTTCAGATATTCACAGAGTAACACTGGGACCAGAAGCCAACAACTGGACACAAGTCGAAGCAGTAATCATCCAAACGGTCGACGAGCTGATTGATGATAAAGCGATTTCCTCTGAAACCTGGGATACATTATCAGCATATTTGGATGAAAGACTAAAGATCGAACTGATGTTTCTCGTAGCGTCTTACAATAGCTTGGCGAGTATACTCAATAGCGTTGGCATACAGCTTGAGCCCGATGTTGAACGGGTTGTAATGGAAACAAATTATATTAAGGAAACTCTGATTAATTCCTGA
- a CDS encoding LysR family transcriptional regulator, which translates to MSKEIEMLRIFLVAAESSSFRDAAVKLATSPQAVTRAIKHLEAHYGELLFHRNTRQIRITSFGEGLLDQVREALEQVEDLLRVPGEDQGEEVSGMVRITAPHSLCNRALLPAIERVAERHPCITMDVRLSDRISNTVDEGIDVGVRVGFMRDSRYVARKAADMRLPVVAAPGLIEKLGAPSDIDALASLPILAALDINTGRPWPWHFKGERQWVPASPVLIADNAEVEMGTALSGLGFAQLADYMAAPYIASGELVQVLENEEPPPWGLFVYRPQSGPVPQRVSARSLTQFMPRLVLCRRSISLINGIQPGRPLVKLQRGLPVKPFTTNMHSGNFAA; encoded by the coding sequence ATGAGCAAGGAAATTGAGATGCTACGCATCTTCCTGGTGGCTGCCGAAAGCAGCAGCTTTAGGGATGCAGCCGTCAAGCTAGCCACATCTCCTCAGGCGGTCACTCGTGCAATCAAGCACTTGGAGGCGCATTACGGCGAACTGCTGTTCCACCGAAACACTCGACAGATCCGGATCACCTCGTTCGGGGAAGGGCTACTCGATCAAGTGCGAGAAGCTTTGGAGCAAGTCGAGGATCTATTGCGCGTTCCAGGTGAAGATCAGGGCGAAGAGGTGTCTGGAATGGTTCGAATCACAGCCCCTCACAGTCTTTGCAACCGCGCTCTGCTACCGGCGATAGAGCGTGTGGCGGAACGTCATCCCTGTATCACCATGGATGTACGATTATCAGACCGTATCAGCAATACCGTGGATGAAGGCATTGATGTCGGTGTCAGAGTCGGATTCATGCGAGACAGCCGCTACGTTGCCAGGAAAGCGGCAGATATGAGACTTCCTGTTGTTGCCGCCCCTGGCTTAATTGAGAAGTTGGGGGCTCCCAGTGATATCGACGCGCTGGCCTCGCTGCCGATCCTTGCCGCGTTGGATATTAATACGGGCCGCCCCTGGCCTTGGCATTTCAAGGGTGAGAGGCAGTGGGTACCGGCCTCGCCAGTTCTGATTGCAGACAATGCCGAGGTGGAAATGGGAACTGCGCTTTCCGGGCTTGGTTTTGCTCAGCTGGCTGACTATATGGCAGCCCCTTACATCGCGAGCGGAGAGCTTGTTCAAGTCCTTGAAAATGAAGAACCTCCGCCATGGGGGCTCTTCGTGTACCGTCCACAAAGTGGTCCTGTTCCACAGAGAGTCTCCGCGCGGTCTTTGACGCAGTTCATGCCGCGCTTGGTGCTATGCCGTCGCTCAATAAGCTTGATTAATGGCATTCAGCCAGGGCGGCCCTTAGTCAAACTGCAACGAGGGCTACCGGTTAAACCCTTTACCACCAATATGCATTCTGGTAATTTTGCCGCGTAA
- the zigA gene encoding zinc metallochaperone GTPase ZigA encodes MKQLPVTVLSGFLGAGKTTVLSHILNHRHGKKVAVIVNDMSEINIDASTVQNEVSLNHQEEKLVEMSNGCICCTLREDLLIEVNKLAKDGRFDYLVIESTGISEPLPVAETFTFADENGVSLSDVATLDTMVTVVDAVNFLKDYDEASSLQDTGESLGEEDERSVADLLVDQVEFADVLLISKTDLVEPAEIERLAAILKNLNTCARIIPIANGNVDLDDVLNTSLFNFERAQQAPGWLKEMRGEHVPETEEYGIGSFSYSARRPFHPEKFYQFLHNTGEFGKLIRSKGYFWLASRPEFAGHWSQAGGIARHGFAGLFWKSVPKEQWPTDEDYLASIEKSWEEPFGDMRQELVFIGQGLDQHAMTQALDDCLLSEHETLQGKRYWSTLSDPFPEWREIA; translated from the coding sequence ATGAAACAACTACCTGTAACTGTGCTTTCAGGTTTTCTCGGTGCCGGTAAAACGACAGTTCTCAGCCATATACTCAATCATCGGCACGGTAAAAAGGTTGCCGTAATTGTGAATGATATGAGTGAGATCAATATTGACGCATCCACGGTTCAGAACGAAGTCTCGTTGAATCATCAAGAAGAAAAACTGGTTGAAATGAGTAATGGCTGTATTTGCTGTACGTTGCGGGAGGATCTTCTGATTGAGGTTAACAAATTGGCTAAAGATGGTCGATTCGATTACCTGGTGATCGAATCCACGGGTATTTCCGAGCCGTTACCCGTGGCAGAAACATTTACCTTTGCGGATGAAAATGGCGTGTCATTATCAGACGTTGCGACACTGGATACCATGGTGACCGTCGTTGATGCAGTCAACTTTCTAAAAGACTACGACGAAGCCAGCAGTTTACAGGATACTGGCGAGTCCCTGGGGGAGGAAGACGAACGGAGTGTAGCGGATCTACTGGTTGATCAAGTCGAGTTTGCTGACGTATTGCTTATCAGCAAGACTGATCTGGTCGAGCCAGCCGAAATAGAACGCTTGGCGGCTATTCTTAAAAACCTCAATACCTGCGCCCGGATCATTCCCATTGCAAACGGAAATGTCGATCTGGATGATGTGCTGAACACCAGTCTCTTCAATTTTGAACGTGCCCAGCAGGCCCCCGGCTGGTTAAAAGAGATGCGTGGCGAGCATGTACCGGAAACTGAAGAGTATGGCATAGGCAGTTTCAGCTATAGCGCTCGACGTCCGTTTCACCCTGAAAAATTTTATCAGTTTCTCCATAACACGGGTGAGTTTGGAAAGTTGATTCGTTCAAAAGGTTACTTCTGGCTAGCCTCTCGTCCTGAATTTGCCGGACACTGGAGTCAGGCCGGCGGTATCGCTCGTCATGGTTTTGCGGGACTGTTCTGGAAGTCCGTCCCCAAAGAACAATGGCCAACGGATGAAGACTACCTGGCGTCTATCGAAAAAAGCTGGGAAGAACCGTTTGGAGATATGCGACAAGAACTTGTCTTTATTGGTCAGGGGTTAGATCAACACGCTATGACTCAGGCATTGGATGACTGTTTGTTATCTGAACATGAAACGCTACAAGGCAAGCGTTATTGGTCAACACTGAGTGATCCATTTCCTGAGTGGCGGGAAATTGCCTGA
- a CDS encoding DUF3422 family protein produces MELERQNRDLLASMDKRAKLQLRLQQTVEGLSVAAVSCLLSYLLKGVPPRSRLHCTCNRSNGSSGNGGDLVESTQYQARSFRHRYREKHLTRNS; encoded by the coding sequence GTGGAGCTGGAACGACAGAACAGGGATCTGCTCGCCTCAATGGACAAACGCGCCAAGTTGCAATTGCGCCTGCAGCAAACTGTTGAGGGCCTTTCCGTTGCTGCAGTTTCCTGTTTGCTGAGTTATTTATTGAAAGGTGTCCCCCCTCGTTCACGACTTCATTGCACCTGTAACCGCAGTAATGGTTCCAGTGGTAATGGTGGGGATCTGGTTGAAAGTACGCAGTATCAGGCGCGCTCATTCCGACACCGCTACAGAGAAAAGCACCTGACCAGAAATTCGTGA
- a CDS encoding carboxymuconolactone decarboxylase family protein: MKPRIQPVEAPYSENVQKDFETIMPKGMPPLAIFRTVAHNPRVLHRMISGGLLDKGSISIADRELVILRVCALTGAEYEWGVHVAGFAAKAGFNPEQISNTCEGVINSSFWSGEQQLLIRLVDELHSTSNVSENLWSELSDAYQPDQLIELVMLAGLYHAVSFVVNACHIEKEPFAPSFPGDRS, from the coding sequence ATGAAGCCTAGAATTCAGCCTGTTGAAGCGCCGTATAGCGAAAATGTCCAAAAAGATTTTGAAACCATTATGCCAAAAGGTATGCCACCTTTAGCGATATTCAGAACCGTTGCCCACAATCCTCGTGTTTTACACCGAATGATAAGCGGCGGATTACTGGATAAAGGCAGTATTTCGATTGCCGATCGGGAACTGGTTATTCTCAGAGTTTGTGCCTTAACCGGCGCGGAATACGAGTGGGGAGTTCACGTTGCAGGGTTCGCAGCAAAGGCGGGGTTCAATCCAGAGCAAATCTCAAATACCTGTGAAGGCGTAATCAATTCATCGTTCTGGTCGGGTGAACAACAACTGCTGATACGGCTCGTGGATGAACTGCATTCTACCAGTAACGTAAGTGAGAACTTGTGGTCAGAACTGAGTGATGCCTATCAGCCAGATCAACTCATCGAACTCGTCATGTTGGCTGGCTTGTATCATGCCGTCAGTTTTGTGGTGAATGCTTGTCATATTGAAAAGGAGCCTTTTGCCCCTTCGTTCCCTGGAGATCGGAGTTAG
- a CDS encoding VOC family protein: MTNPVISGDGLFSHVFIGAEDLQQSAKFYDAALGAINISNLGPFSNDWVLHGRDKPAFIIARPGNGEAPSGNGVTVGFAAATTADVDAFHAAGLATQVLDRCGAGTTEQGSARLNGQTRQVAIAPAANC, encoded by the coding sequence ATGACTAATCCCGTTATCTCTGGCGACGGTCTGTTCTCTCACGTGTTTATCGGCGCTGAGGACCTTCAGCAATCCGCCAAGTTTTATGATGCAGCCTTGGGCGCTATCAACATCAGCAACCTTGGTCCTTTCAGTAACGACTGGGTGCTCCATGGCCGCGATAAACCCGCTTTCATCATTGCTCGACCGGGTAATGGTGAGGCTCCGTCTGGCAATGGTGTGACGGTAGGCTTCGCTGCTGCCACAACTGCCGATGTGGACGCCTTTCATGCTGCGGGTCTCGCTACTCAGGTCCTGGATAGATGTGGAGCTGGAACGACAGAACAGGGATCTGCTCGCCTCAATGGACAAACGCGCCAAGTTGCAATTGCGCCTGCAGCAAACTGTTGA
- a CDS encoding substrate-binding periplasmic protein yields MNYPPFYGEKMEDKGPLIEIIVRALESQGYKTRILFSPWKRAMLYAKEGKVADGMVGVWYNDDRAEDFIYSAPIFPNRSGFYKHKEQNIVYTDYQDLVKQGYRLGSVIGYIHPKGLEESGIQIEWVPNDIQNLKKLALKRVDLVVVDREYARYVLKGLPDIASRIEWMDPVLIEAQQHLIISRKTKNAHVIIDAFNTGLELLRQTGNFDEIIQKHGLKPQ; encoded by the coding sequence ATGAATTACCCGCCTTTTTACGGCGAAAAAATGGAGGACAAAGGCCCATTAATAGAAATCATCGTCCGAGCGCTAGAAAGTCAGGGGTACAAAACTCGCATTTTATTCTCGCCCTGGAAAAGAGCGATGTTATATGCCAAGGAAGGAAAGGTGGCTGATGGGATGGTTGGAGTCTGGTATAACGATGATCGGGCTGAAGATTTTATCTACTCCGCCCCCATATTTCCAAATCGATCCGGCTTCTATAAACATAAGGAGCAGAATATTGTGTACACGGATTACCAAGACTTGGTTAAACAGGGATATCGACTTGGATCCGTGATAGGTTATATCCATCCAAAAGGTCTCGAAGAGTCAGGCATTCAAATAGAGTGGGTACCAAATGATATCCAGAACCTTAAAAAGCTTGCCCTCAAACGAGTTGACTTGGTGGTGGTTGATCGAGAATACGCCCGGTATGTACTCAAGGGTCTTCCTGATATTGCATCACGTATAGAATGGATGGATCCTGTATTAATCGAAGCACAACAACATCTGATTATTTCCAGAAAAACCAAGAATGCCCATGTGATCATAGACGCTTTTAATACAGGGCTTGAGTTACTCAGACAAACCGGTAATTTTGACGAAATCATTCAGAAGCATGGTTTAAAACCACAATAA
- a CDS encoding GlxA family transcriptional regulator, whose product MRVGIIVTERCQASSLHTTIDLIIAANYAFRSYFASNSPLFEYELIGSKTSTKAYNGSAVSSITPITKYKRPDIVILPGAFESVLTADQARNQLSKLAPVIKVLQKWHSEGTVIASICTGNFIIASSSIAKGRPLTCHWISEKTAHLLYPSEQFVSDKLIIDHGDIVSAGGAMATAQLVLYLVSRFHSRELALATGKLMLVELNFDSQSRFAIFRPNRKHGDGLVLRLQKHIEENYAQDIDLSNFSTNNLIGARQLSRRFKKATGETPLSYLQLYRVEQVKIGLEATSKPVNALIWEVGYEDPTSFRRLFKRLTGITMTEYRNRFSS is encoded by the coding sequence ATGCGAGTTGGGATTATCGTCACTGAGCGCTGCCAAGCATCGAGCTTGCATACAACCATTGATCTTATCATTGCTGCAAACTATGCATTTCGATCATATTTTGCTTCGAATTCGCCTTTGTTTGAGTATGAGTTGATTGGATCAAAAACCTCAACGAAGGCTTATAATGGAAGTGCAGTCTCTAGTATTACGCCAATAACAAAATATAAGCGGCCTGATATTGTGATATTGCCTGGCGCCTTTGAATCAGTTCTGACTGCGGACCAGGCAAGAAATCAGCTTTCCAAATTAGCCCCGGTGATCAAGGTACTGCAAAAATGGCATTCAGAAGGCACTGTTATTGCGAGTATCTGTACAGGTAATTTTATTATTGCGTCATCAAGTATCGCTAAGGGTCGACCATTAACCTGCCATTGGATTTCCGAAAAAACTGCACATCTGCTTTATCCCTCTGAGCAATTCGTAAGCGACAAACTGATAATCGATCACGGTGATATTGTCAGCGCAGGCGGCGCGATGGCTACGGCTCAGCTTGTACTCTATCTCGTCAGTCGTTTTCACAGCAGAGAATTGGCCCTCGCTACCGGGAAGCTAATGCTGGTAGAGCTGAATTTTGATTCACAAAGCCGATTTGCAATATTTCGCCCCAACCGTAAACATGGCGATGGCCTGGTCTTAAGGTTACAAAAGCATATCGAAGAAAATTACGCTCAAGACATAGATCTATCGAATTTTTCCACTAACAATCTAATTGGAGCAAGACAACTTAGCCGACGCTTCAAGAAAGCAACGGGAGAAACGCCGCTTAGTTATTTACAGTTGTACAGAGTTGAACAAGTGAAGATTGGTTTGGAGGCGACTAGCAAACCTGTGAACGCCCTTATTTGGGAAGTAGGATACGAAGACCCCACCTCGTTTAGGCGTTTGTTCAAGCGTCTAACAGGAATAACAATGACGGAGTACCGAAACCGGTTTTCTTCCTGA
- a CDS encoding nuclear transport factor 2 family protein: MNEAKMKALVSELARVKSEQNVLAALAIYHPEAELVSPSFEATAVGSEEVHKQLGLFFLMFPDYHVALEHYAINGSIMLATATVTLSANIPGKTTPQIELPVFLEFHFKENRISKEVFHLDAGLICRRSGISQAEFKETINTYLIVKSMEESYA; encoded by the coding sequence ATGAACGAAGCAAAAATGAAGGCGCTAGTGAGTGAGCTAGCAAGGGTCAAGAGCGAACAAAATGTGCTGGCAGCATTGGCGATATATCATCCGGAGGCTGAATTGGTCTCCCCCAGCTTTGAGGCGACCGCTGTGGGGAGTGAAGAAGTTCATAAACAACTAGGGCTGTTTTTTCTAATGTTTCCGGATTATCACGTCGCTCTTGAGCATTATGCGATTAATGGATCAATCATGTTAGCTACCGCTACTGTGACGTTAAGTGCAAATATTCCGGGCAAGACAACACCACAGATTGAGCTACCCGTTTTTCTGGAATTTCACTTTAAGGAGAACCGAATCAGCAAGGAGGTATTCCACCTGGATGCAGGACTCATTTGCCGTCGTTCCGGTATTTCGCAAGCTGAGTTCAAAGAGACAATCAATACTTACTTAATCGTCAAGAGCATGGAGGAGAGTTATGCTTAG
- the fghA gene encoding S-formylglutathione hydrolase, protein MERIEHHACFGGWQEIYQHESTTLGCTMNVAVYLPPQAEKGRVPVLYWLSGLTCTEQNVITKSGVQRYASEHGIAIVAPDTSPRGEKVADNHLYDLGQGAGFYVNATQKPWAANYQMYDYVVQELPDLIEAHLPVTQERSISGHSMGGHGAMVIALRNPGRYRSVSAFSPIVAPTQVPWGQKAFESYLGSDRETWKQYGTLELIATAEERLPLLVDQGTRDEFLDKQLKPELLTQACEAAHHPLTLNMRTGYDHSYYFIASFIGEHLAHHAFALSQ, encoded by the coding sequence ATGGAACGCATCGAACATCACGCGTGTTTTGGTGGATGGCAGGAAATCTATCAGCACGAGTCAACAACCCTCGGCTGCACTATGAATGTCGCAGTCTATTTGCCACCTCAGGCAGAAAAGGGCCGAGTGCCCGTTTTGTACTGGCTTTCCGGGCTTACCTGTACCGAGCAGAATGTCATCACCAAATCGGGTGTACAACGGTACGCGTCCGAACACGGCATCGCTATCGTTGCGCCGGATACCAGCCCTCGTGGCGAAAAAGTTGCCGACAACCATCTCTATGACCTTGGTCAAGGAGCGGGCTTTTATGTCAATGCGACACAGAAACCCTGGGCAGCTAACTATCAGATGTATGATTACGTTGTGCAGGAATTGCCCGATCTGATCGAAGCACACTTGCCTGTTACACAGGAACGCAGCATTAGCGGCCACTCTATGGGAGGGCATGGCGCAATGGTTATAGCTCTGCGAAATCCAGGACGTTACCGCAGCGTTTCCGCCTTTTCCCCTATCGTGGCTCCCACGCAGGTGCCATGGGGTCAAAAAGCCTTTGAGTCCTATCTCGGCAGTGATCGAGAAACTTGGAAACAGTATGGCACGCTGGAATTGATCGCTACGGCAGAGGAGCGCCTGCCCCTCCTTGTGGATCAGGGAACCAGAGACGAATTTCTCGATAAGCAGCTCAAACCTGAGCTACTGACTCAGGCCTGCGAGGCCGCGCATCACCCGCTTACCCTGAACATGCGCACGGGCTATGACCATAGCTACTACTTTATCGCCAGCTTCATCGGCGAACATCTCGCTCATCATGCATTTGCACTGAGCCAGTGA